The Faecalibacterium prausnitzii genome includes a window with the following:
- a CDS encoding DUF3885 domain-containing protein, with product MLAKRFEHILHDLGMAGLEHPLFYHAPVGIRFKIGGEEPIYLDRRAAKLKTNPAYVQGALDRAAAIYRALPAVPDLLRIDGYPDEEPAESLLTVIRQRVGLPVPDEQLSATEQDEDGDTHAQVQFYWDLSKISFQPELLLREIILGDIGGWNGFVSSVYLAGPGPFLYHLYDDRGLDVLGGSQKLLLPLYHQFHDWILEYDLEKIDQMFAPAKE from the coding sequence ATGCTGGCAAAGCGGTTTGAACACATTTTACATGATCTGGGCATGGCTGGGCTGGAACACCCTCTGTTCTACCATGCACCGGTGGGCATTCGTTTTAAGATCGGCGGGGAGGAACCAATCTATCTGGATAGGCGTGCGGCGAAGCTGAAAACCAACCCCGCTTATGTTCAGGGGGCGCTGGACCGAGCCGCCGCGATCTATCGGGCACTTCCGGCGGTGCCAGACCTTCTGCGGATCGACGGGTATCCCGATGAAGAACCCGCCGAGTCCCTGCTGACCGTTATCCGGCAGCGAGTGGGCCTCCCAGTTCCCGATGAACAACTTTCGGCCACAGAGCAGGATGAAGATGGGGATACCCATGCACAAGTGCAGTTTTACTGGGATCTCAGCAAGATCAGCTTTCAACCAGAGCTGCTTCTTCGGGAAATCATTCTGGGGGACATCGGCGGCTGGAACGGCTTTGTGTCCAGCGTCTATCTGGCTGGGCCGGGGCCGTTCCTCTACCATTTGTACGATGACCGTGGGCTGGATGTGCTGGGCGGCTCACAGAAGCTGCTATTGCCTCTCTATCATCAATTTCATGACTGGATTTTGGAATACGATCTGGAGAAGATTGACCAGATGTTCGCTCCAGCAAAAGAATGA
- a CDS encoding DUF6977 family protein, which produces MATRTICFPISGYPYCREQPVTFTWIKGSKRQNIRAVHDAVHTTDPDVSILEVSSASVQPEGEAVSSLRLLLHLDSVAQDVPISTVFEATKVFEHGGPFADLLTCEPPKVHKDTRLRTSGELLRYSLEGNEYPTEPYMDSFFEWLYCRALKQFPEKAEPLSRYNAFSDIAAAADSKKYYGDSSRAAAIYVGLAAAGKLSCIDSYELFIAEVYTEPKPLPKSGKSEAASKMTPEVSAPAKETPADELPQPDNANAEVIPDTAQMEHILELPKATCLLLSLAKNAGLSANSSSELTYKGKEFLLDAYQIALKNKTLQINIQKNKITFPMEEPDSGFHAVGVLTRSPAWEYGWKFNYLTENTSGAEKSEVKEKIPPKPLTALEHLERCGYRIVQQVVPKKLPPIAVQRMAWKTGEALCDPVVVDFLQFIRTHMQSDGSFSFRIPKGTSKNSFATLSEIAQTWDKMGLFASIVIYPQNIVYELAQNETVRHFLSGKWLELFVEHQVQQILNRYQEEQGAEVSLCSNVILSEAASAGSTHELDVAFSINGKFFWVEAKSSSRSIDYGKYAALCEKLKVTSDRLLLVNSDLSVEECEGVSYFWNYRVANCATITGELENMVAKQIETAGKAVPSTD; this is translated from the coding sequence ATGGCAACACGAACCATTTGTTTTCCCATATCCGGCTATCCCTATTGCAGAGAACAGCCGGTGACATTCACATGGATAAAAGGCAGCAAGCGGCAGAATATCCGTGCCGTCCATGATGCCGTCCATACAACAGACCCTGATGTTTCGATTCTGGAAGTCAGCTCTGCATCCGTTCAGCCGGAGGGTGAAGCTGTTTCTTCTCTGCGGCTTTTGCTGCATCTGGATTCTGTTGCGCAGGATGTACCCATCAGCACGGTTTTTGAAGCCACCAAAGTGTTTGAACATGGTGGGCCATTCGCTGACCTTCTGACCTGTGAGCCACCCAAAGTCCATAAGGACACTCGGCTGCGAACCAGTGGAGAGCTGCTACGTTACTCTCTGGAAGGAAACGAGTATCCGACAGAGCCGTACATGGATTCGTTCTTTGAGTGGCTCTACTGCCGTGCGTTGAAGCAGTTCCCGGAAAAGGCGGAGCCGCTGAGCAGATATAATGCTTTTTCTGATATTGCTGCCGCAGCGGATTCTAAAAAGTATTATGGCGATTCCTCACGGGCGGCTGCGATTTATGTGGGACTTGCAGCGGCAGGAAAACTTTCGTGCATCGATTCCTATGAATTATTTATTGCTGAGGTCTATACGGAGCCGAAACCTTTGCCCAAGTCTGGAAAATCTGAGGCTGCTTCAAAAATGACACCCGAAGTTTCTGCACCAGCAAAGGAGACTCCGGCAGACGAATTGCCGCAGCCCGATAACGCAAATGCGGAAGTGATTCCGGACACTGCGCAGATGGAGCATATCCTTGAGCTGCCCAAAGCGACCTGTCTGCTTCTCTCTTTGGCAAAAAATGCTGGCCTTTCTGCAAATAGTTCCAGTGAGCTGACATATAAGGGAAAGGAATTCCTTCTTGACGCTTATCAGATAGCGCTGAAAAATAAAACGCTCCAAATCAATATCCAAAAGAACAAAATCACATTTCCGATGGAGGAACCGGACAGCGGATTTCATGCAGTTGGTGTGTTGACCCGTTCGCCTGCTTGGGAATACGGATGGAAGTTTAACTATCTGACTGAGAATACATCCGGTGCAGAAAAGTCCGAAGTTAAAGAAAAAATCCCTCCGAAGCCTTTGACCGCATTGGAGCATCTGGAACGCTGTGGGTATAGAATCGTTCAGCAGGTCGTACCGAAAAAACTTCCGCCGATTGCCGTTCAGCGGATGGCATGGAAAACAGGCGAAGCTCTTTGCGACCCGGTAGTGGTGGATTTCTTGCAGTTTATTCGGACACATATGCAGAGTGACGGCTCTTTTTCGTTTCGTATCCCAAAGGGTACTTCCAAGAATTCGTTTGCCACACTTTCGGAAATCGCTCAGACGTGGGATAAAATGGGACTTTTTGCATCCATTGTGATCTATCCGCAGAATATCGTCTATGAGCTTGCGCAAAATGAGACTGTCCGGCATTTCCTGAGCGGGAAGTGGCTGGAACTTTTTGTGGAGCATCAGGTTCAGCAGATTTTGAATCGCTATCAGGAGGAGCAGGGCGCAGAAGTTTCGCTTTGCTCCAATGTGATTCTTTCAGAAGCGGCATCCGCAGGGAGCACGCATGAACTGGATGTTGCGTTTTCCATCAACGGAAAATTCTTCTGGGTGGAAGCCAAATCGTCCAGCCGAAGCATTGATTATGGAAAATATGCTGCTCTGTGCGAAAAGCTGAAAGTAACCTCCGACCGACTGCTTTTGGTCAACAGCGATTTGTCCGTTGAGGAGTGTGAAGGCGTTTCTTACTTCTGGAATTATCGTGTTGCAAATTGTGCAACGATTACGGGGGAATTGGAAAATATGGTTGCCAAACAAATTGAAACTGCCGGAAAAGCCGTTCCAAGTACAGACTGA